Proteins encoded by one window of Lates calcarifer isolate ASB-BC8 linkage group LG5, TLL_Latcal_v3, whole genome shotgun sequence:
- the LOC108875881 gene encoding serine hydrolase-like protein isoform X1, which translates to MSSTVKQAVSELSVPVPWGEIRGKVWGPDHGRPVLCLHGWADNCGTFNTLIPLLPKECRYVAVDLAGHGRSSHRPPGVFYSFPAYVADVRRVVDGLQWTKFSIIGHSMGGNVATLFSALFPEMVDTLILLDAYGFMPTDLKEISKVMRQGMDEMIQFEKKTEENKRVYTYERAVERLLAANPTLSEQSAHILLERGLVQVEGGFVFSRDLRVNFKNIVRMTVEQSLEMQSMIQASVLVVLADKGFGAPSSESNRQKIISALLQGYRDRNHTVLTVTGDHHIHLNDPEVVAPLVSDFLWTTVLSQQLQA; encoded by the exons ATGTCATCTACAGTCAAACAAGCAG TTTCAGAGCTCTCTGTTCCTGTTCCATGGGGAGAGATCAGAGGTAAAGTCTGGGGTCCTGATCACGGCCGTCCTGTGCTGTGCCTGCATGGCTGGGCTGACAACTGTGGTACATTCAACACTCTCATTCCCCTGCTGCCTAAAG AGTGCAGATACGTGGCGGTGGACCTGGCAGGTCACGGTCGGTCGTCACATCGTCCACCTGGAGTCTTCTACTCGTTCCCTGCATATGTGGCGGATGTACGCAGAGTCGTTGATG GTCTGCAGTGGACTAAATTCTCCATCATAGGCCACAGTATGG GTGGAAATGTCGCTACACTG TTCAGTGCACTGTTTCCTGAGATGGTGGATACTCTCATACTGCTGGACGCCTATGGATTCATGCCAACAGATCTG AAAGAAATATCTAAAGTGATGAGGCAGGGGATGGATGAGATgattcagtttgaaaaaaagaccgaagaaaacaaaagagtttACACTTATGAGAGGGCAGTTGAGAG GCTGTTGGCTGCAAACCCGACTCTGTCTGAACAGTCTGCTCACATCCTGTTAGAGCGAGGTCTAGTTCAAGTTGAAGGAG GGTTTGTGTTCTCCAGAGACCTGCGAGTTAATTTT AAAAACATAGTGCGGATGACTGTGGAGCAGAGTCTGGAGATGCAGTCGATGATTCAGGCCTCTGTCCTAGTTGTTCT AGCAGACAAAGGCTTTGGTGCACCATCTTCAGAATCAAACCGTCAGAAAATAATATCAGCACTTCTTCAAGGATACCgtgacagaaat CACACGGTGCTGACAGTAACAGGCGATCATCACATCCACCTGAATGATCCTGAAGTCGTCGCTCCACTTGTGTCTGACTTCCTGTGGACCACAGTGttgtcacagcagctgcaggcaTAG
- the LOC108875881 gene encoding serine hydrolase-like protein isoform X2, which translates to MAGLTTVVHSTLSFPCCLKSADTWRWTWQVTVGRHIVHLESSTRSLHMWRMYAESLMVCLQWTKFSIIGHSMGGNVATLFSALFPEMVDTLILLDAYGFMPTDLKEISKVMRQGMDEMIQFEKKTEENKRVYTYERAVERLLAANPTLSEQSAHILLERGLVQVEGGFVFSRDLRVNFKNIVRMTVEQSLEMQSMIQASVLVVLADKGFGAPSSESNRQKIISALLQGYRDRNHTVLTVTGDHHIHLNDPEVVAPLVSDFLWTTVLSQQLQA; encoded by the exons ATGGCTGGGCTGACAACTGTGGTACATTCAACACTCTCATTCCCCTGCTGCCTAAAG AGTGCAGATACGTGGCGGTGGACCTGGCAGGTCACGGTCGGTCGTCACATCGTCCACCTGGAGTCTTCTACTCGTTCCCTGCATATGTGGCGGATGTACGCAGAGTCGTTGATGGTGT GTCTGCAGTGGACTAAATTCTCCATCATAGGCCACAGTATGG GTGGAAATGTCGCTACACTG TTCAGTGCACTGTTTCCTGAGATGGTGGATACTCTCATACTGCTGGACGCCTATGGATTCATGCCAACAGATCTG AAAGAAATATCTAAAGTGATGAGGCAGGGGATGGATGAGATgattcagtttgaaaaaaagaccgaagaaaacaaaagagtttACACTTATGAGAGGGCAGTTGAGAG GCTGTTGGCTGCAAACCCGACTCTGTCTGAACAGTCTGCTCACATCCTGTTAGAGCGAGGTCTAGTTCAAGTTGAAGGAG GGTTTGTGTTCTCCAGAGACCTGCGAGTTAATTTT AAAAACATAGTGCGGATGACTGTGGAGCAGAGTCTGGAGATGCAGTCGATGATTCAGGCCTCTGTCCTAGTTGTTCT AGCAGACAAAGGCTTTGGTGCACCATCTTCAGAATCAAACCGTCAGAAAATAATATCAGCACTTCTTCAAGGATACCgtgacagaaat CACACGGTGCTGACAGTAACAGGCGATCATCACATCCACCTGAATGATCCTGAAGTCGTCGCTCCACTTGTGTCTGACTTCCTGTGGACCACAGTGttgtcacagcagctgcaggcaTAG